Proteins encoded in a region of the Methanofollis tationis genome:
- the cas5e gene encoding type I-E CRISPR-associated protein Cas5/CasD has protein sequence MPEYLLFRLFGPMAAWGGVAVGEYRPSESHPSRSAIFGLVAAALGIRREDAADLKELQESYRMAVLVNTPGSLIRDYHTTQVPSEITKKRAWPFATRREEVSIHRDDLNTILSTREYFCDALYTVCIRAATENPPYLLSELAEALNSPVFTLYLGRRSCPVALPLQPQVVRGDNLRAAMEAAVFQNIGMMSPIAGKERGMLFWEDEENTGFAVESSQTVQRRDVALNRRRWQFTERKEHGALVQVPEGVR, from the coding sequence ATGCCTGAGTATCTCCTGTTCCGACTCTTCGGCCCGATGGCCGCGTGGGGCGGTGTGGCGGTTGGAGAGTATCGCCCTTCGGAGAGTCACCCCTCCAGGTCGGCGATCTTCGGGCTGGTGGCGGCAGCGCTGGGCATCCGCCGCGAGGATGCCGCAGATCTGAAAGAACTGCAGGAGAGTTACCGAATGGCTGTACTGGTGAATACCCCGGGCAGTCTGATCCGGGACTACCATACCACCCAGGTGCCATCAGAGATAACAAAGAAACGGGCATGGCCGTTTGCCACCCGCCGGGAGGAGGTGAGCATTCACCGGGATGACCTGAATACGATCCTCTCGACGCGGGAGTACTTCTGCGATGCACTGTACACGGTCTGCATCCGGGCTGCGACCGAAAATCCCCCCTATCTCCTCTCCGAACTTGCGGAGGCGCTGAATAGTCCGGTATTCACCCTTTACCTGGGGCGGAGATCCTGCCCGGTGGCGCTCCCGCTGCAGCCGCAGGTCGTCAGGGGTGATAACCTGCGTGCGGCGATGGAGGCGGCAGTTTTCCAGAATATAGGGATGATGAGCCCCATTGCCGGTAAAGAGCGCGGAATGCTCTTCTGGGAAGATGAGGAGAATACAGGTTTTGCGGTGGAGAGCAGTCAGACCGTCCAGAGGCGCGATGTTGCGCTGAACCGGCGGCGGTGGCAGTTTACGGAGCGCAAGGAACACGGGGCCCTGGTGCAGGTGCCGGAGGGGGTCAGATGA
- the cas7e gene encoding type I-E CRISPR-associated protein Cas7/Cse4/CasC, with amino-acid sequence MAEFIQLHMLASYPPSNLNRDDLGRPKTAMMGGACRLRVSSQSLKRAWRTSEIFKEAFGDHLGIRTKEMGWNIYLAMKGGKALSDVLEERDAAPVRTGVAEKKAVEWGQAIAAQFGKLKSVKDSNEENTEKKKKESLCVEQMVHFSPDEIAAIDALLSRLVESGKDPSDEDLALLREENSAVDIAMFGRMLASSPSFNCEAAVQVAHAITVHRVAVEDDYFTAVDDLNRGIEDVGAAHVGQAEFAAGLYYAYLCINRDLLVENLGGKSELADKTIAALTEAAAKVGPKGKQNSFASRAYASYILAERGSQQPRSLAVAFLKPVGGEDYLTTAVNVLEKTRENMEKTYGACARDTMTMNAAAGVGTLKEILTFVSGDHA; translated from the coding sequence ATGGCAGAATTTATCCAGTTACATATGCTTGCATCGTATCCCCCGTCGAACCTGAACCGTGACGACCTGGGCAGGCCGAAAACCGCAATGATGGGCGGGGCCTGCAGACTACGTGTATCATCGCAGAGCCTGAAGCGGGCGTGGCGCACGTCCGAGATATTTAAGGAAGCGTTTGGCGATCATCTTGGCATCCGCACCAAAGAGATGGGCTGGAACATCTACCTTGCCATGAAAGGCGGAAAGGCACTGTCCGATGTCCTTGAAGAGAGAGATGCGGCGCCGGTGCGGACAGGGGTGGCGGAGAAGAAAGCAGTGGAATGGGGCCAGGCGATCGCCGCTCAGTTTGGAAAGTTGAAATCTGTCAAGGATTCAAACGAGGAGAACACAGAGAAGAAGAAGAAAGAGTCGCTCTGTGTCGAGCAGATGGTTCATTTCAGCCCGGATGAGATTGCGGCGATCGACGCACTGCTCTCGCGCCTCGTCGAGAGCGGGAAAGACCCATCAGATGAGGATCTCGCCCTTCTGCGGGAGGAGAACTCGGCAGTCGATATCGCCATGTTCGGCAGGATGCTGGCTTCATCGCCTTCTTTCAACTGTGAGGCGGCGGTCCAGGTGGCCCATGCGATCACCGTCCACCGTGTGGCGGTGGAGGACGATTACTTCACCGCCGTCGATGACCTCAACCGGGGTATCGAGGATGTCGGTGCTGCGCACGTAGGTCAGGCCGAGTTTGCGGCCGGACTCTATTACGCGTACCTCTGCATCAACCGCGACCTTCTGGTGGAGAATCTGGGCGGGAAATCAGAACTGGCTGACAAGACAATCGCTGCCCTCACCGAGGCGGCGGCAAAGGTTGGGCCAAAAGGGAAACAGAACAGTTTTGCCTCGCGGGCCTATGCATCCTATATCCTTGCCGAGCGGGGGAGCCAGCAGCCGCGATCGCTCGCGGTGGCCTTCCTCAAGCCCGTCGGCGGTGAGGATTACCTGACGACGGCAGTGAATGTCCTGGAGAAGACGCGGGAGAATATGGAGAAGACCTACGGGGCGTGCGCCAGGGATACCATGACGATGAACGCTGCCGCGGGTGTGGGTACGCTCAAAGAGATCCTTACCTTTGTGTCGGGTGACCATGCCTGA
- the casB gene encoding type I-E CRISPR-associated protein Cse2/CasB → MTENTVQDSGHKDEPMDAILNWWREIKAHRGERAELRRCRTPAEVAFVPAYYRLKAALPTWDREKLAVIAGVLADVETSADGVRLAAQFAHPKDGGATARVSEARFRRLLRVEDYDYVELFPMMKRLVTMIDRKANIRDLVWGLYRWDPKTKRAWAESYYMNIPKKE, encoded by the coding sequence ATGACAGAGAATACGGTACAGGATTCAGGCCATAAGGACGAACCTATGGACGCGATCCTCAACTGGTGGAGAGAGATCAAGGCCCACCGCGGGGAGCGGGCGGAGTTGCGGCGCTGCCGGACGCCGGCAGAGGTGGCCTTTGTTCCAGCCTACTACCGGTTGAAGGCGGCGTTGCCAACATGGGACCGCGAGAAACTTGCTGTGATTGCAGGAGTCCTTGCAGATGTTGAAACATCCGCCGATGGGGTCAGGCTTGCCGCACAGTTCGCCCACCCGAAAGATGGGGGGGCAACTGCACGGGTGAGTGAGGCGCGGTTCCGCCGGCTTCTCCGCGTGGAGGACTATGACTATGTTGAACTCTTCCCGATGATGAAACGGCTGGTCACAATGATCGATCGGAAGGCGAACATCCGTGATCTGGTGTGGGGGCTGTACCGGTGGGACCCCAAGACAAAAAGAGCGTGGGCAGAGTCGTATTACATGAACATCCCGAAGAAAGAATGA
- the casA gene encoding type I-E CRISPR-associated protein Cse1/CasA — MYRKTRRGTIPPLNLIQDPWIPIIRKDGTTETIAPWQITDQHDGNFVRSIASPRPDFDGALVQFLIGLCQTAIPPEDKGEWRKNLVNPPLPDKLQAAFSPLTGAFAIGGDGPLFMQERGIESDRLWQIDSLLIGMPEKEKIKDNTDWFQKRGTIDALCPHCASLALFTLQTNAPSGGRGHMTSIRGGGPMTTLVLGETLWQTVWANIIDLNNYTHPVDENPSADDDRLFPWMGKVKTSEGGDSTEPEDAHPCQAFWGMPRRILLDLEGARPGVCDLCGAKTDRCITGFWTKPYGMKYNGWVHPLSPYYPKDKKGTEYLPVHPQPGGITYQNWLGLVINDRNEGRRVAKNVALFPERAERSQVREHLGRRPSIWAFGYDMENKKVRCWYEGTLPMVHVDDDWKAEFEETAAGMIRAASEMAKNVQWCVKIALYDKPADVKGDLSVINARFLQATEERFYDLLNKVAECLAGNGDTLELRQAWLGILQEEGRTLFEEYSQINSIDEINAQRVMKAWGLMKSPASKANKAIRKALNLPEPKKSVKGEK; from the coding sequence ATGTATAGAAAAACTCGGAGGGGTACCATTCCTCCACTCAACCTGATCCAGGATCCCTGGATCCCGATCATCCGTAAAGACGGCACAACCGAAACAATCGCCCCCTGGCAGATCACCGACCAGCACGACGGCAACTTCGTTAGATCAATAGCATCTCCTCGACCTGACTTCGATGGAGCGCTGGTCCAGTTCCTTATAGGACTCTGCCAGACTGCAATTCCACCAGAGGACAAAGGAGAATGGAGAAAAAATTTAGTCAACCCACCACTCCCGGATAAACTGCAGGCCGCCTTCTCCCCCCTGACCGGGGCATTTGCCATTGGAGGAGACGGCCCTCTGTTCATGCAGGAGAGAGGGATAGAGAGCGACAGACTCTGGCAGATCGATAGTCTTCTCATCGGGATGCCAGAAAAAGAAAAGATCAAGGATAACACAGATTGGTTCCAGAAGAGAGGGACAATCGACGCCCTCTGTCCCCACTGCGCCTCTCTGGCACTGTTCACCCTCCAGACGAACGCGCCGAGCGGTGGACGCGGGCACATGACCTCGATCAGGGGGGGTGGCCCGATGACCACCCTCGTCCTTGGTGAGACGCTCTGGCAGACGGTATGGGCAAACATCATTGATCTGAACAATTATACTCACCCGGTGGACGAAAACCCCTCAGCTGACGACGACCGGCTTTTCCCCTGGATGGGCAAAGTGAAGACAAGTGAAGGTGGGGATAGTACAGAGCCTGAGGATGCACACCCCTGCCAGGCCTTCTGGGGGATGCCGCGCCGCATCCTGCTCGATCTGGAGGGAGCCAGGCCTGGAGTCTGCGATCTCTGCGGCGCAAAAACAGACCGGTGCATCACGGGCTTCTGGACGAAACCCTACGGAATGAAGTACAACGGGTGGGTCCACCCCCTCAGCCCGTATTATCCAAAAGATAAAAAAGGCACCGAATACCTGCCTGTCCATCCCCAACCCGGTGGGATAACCTACCAGAACTGGCTTGGCCTGGTCATCAACGACCGGAATGAAGGGAGACGGGTTGCAAAAAATGTTGCCCTCTTCCCAGAGCGTGCAGAGAGATCTCAGGTCAGGGAGCACCTCGGCCGGCGGCCGTCGATATGGGCCTTTGGCTATGATATGGAAAACAAAAAGGTCAGGTGCTGGTACGAGGGCACCCTGCCAATGGTCCATGTCGATGATGACTGGAAGGCGGAGTTTGAGGAGACGGCGGCCGGGATGATCCGGGCCGCCTCTGAGATGGCGAAGAACGTCCAGTGGTGCGTGAAGATTGCCCTCTATGACAAACCCGCAGATGTGAAGGGCGACCTCTCGGTCATCAACGCCCGCTTCCTCCAGGCGACCGAGGAGAGGTTCTACGATCTGCTCAACAAGGTCGCCGAATGCCTCGCTGGGAACGGGGATACCCTCGAACTCCGGCAGGCATGGCTCGGCATCCTCCAGGAGGAGGGGCGCACCCTCTTCGAGGAGTATTCTCAGATCAACTCGATCGACGAGATCAATGCTCAGAGGGTGATGAAGGCGTGGGGGTTGATGAAAAGCCCTGCTTCAAAGGCGAACAAAGCGATCAGGAAGGCGCTTAACCTCCCTGAACCGAAAAAATCCGTAAAGGGTGAGAAATGA
- the cas3 gene encoding CRISPR-associated helicase Cas3' yields MDSSPPPYFRYWGKSPRENEPRITHLLPYHALDVAAVGSVILGRDALLRERMAGVLQVSSDQLTPLICFLLATHDIGKFSTPAFQLKNSRASASLQGIEGDCIPGHHSDLGFALWNEILWDSVVEKNLIRLDGDFDSDEWQDVLFPLLKAVCGHHGTPPAGDFSHFRRSFLPADIEAAETFVQDCASLFFVDGTWPLLAKDDLAKRVPQFSWLLAGFCTLCDWIGSDRDYFRFTQEHTPLTAYWEVSLKRAEKAVREKGIIPVRPASEQGLEILFPSIFPEHAPTDLQHYCATCTLGTGPHLFVIEDITGSGKTEAAITLAHRMMAQGDGEGIYFALPTMATANAMYSRINRTSDSLFEERSYSQVLAHSASRLQRVMQTFLDERIGSRNPGTAWLSDNRKKALLAQVGVGTVDQALLSILPVHHQSLRLIGLARNILIVDEVHACDSYMHKLLQVLLEFHAASGGSAILLSATMTQRQREELARRFARGAGWPIGILTSGGYPLITHLSLAGPPDEHPLTAIGEKRVGVSLVSSEDEAEAALIEEAQNGGCACWVRNTVDDAVEAYIRLKERLPAGTVRLFHARFALADRLEIEETVTRTFGKASTPEVRAGRILVATQVVEQSLDLDFDLMVSDLAPIDLLIQRAGRVHRHDRGPRGEARLIVLSPLQTEEPGATWYSDLFPRGAWVYPDPARLWLTAGILGERGEIVVPRDARILIESVFGPESEGVIPDGLQKAAAENRGKDNADASFAAESALKLKKGYTMTEGQWQSDARTPTRLGEPTVTLRLARWDGKEVWPWADAPDPRAAWELSQVSVRETYAASEVAFAQPLAGAVERAKSRMADMGKNAVIVPLHSSEEGWEGSTLNHSGKEVMLRYHQEVGLMRTAP; encoded by the coding sequence ATGGATTCCTCACCCCCGCCCTATTTCCGGTACTGGGGCAAGAGCCCGAGAGAGAATGAACCCCGGATCACCCACCTTCTGCCCTATCATGCCCTTGACGTAGCCGCTGTCGGTTCGGTGATCCTGGGCCGCGACGCACTTCTGCGAGAGCGCATGGCAGGCGTTCTGCAGGTCAGCTCTGATCAGCTGACCCCACTCATCTGTTTTCTGCTTGCCACCCACGATATTGGAAAGTTCTCCACGCCAGCCTTCCAGTTGAAGAATTCCCGGGCATCAGCATCTCTCCAGGGTATAGAAGGGGATTGCATACCCGGACACCACAGCGATCTGGGGTTCGCACTCTGGAACGAGATACTCTGGGACAGCGTGGTTGAAAAAAACCTGATCAGACTGGATGGAGATTTCGATAGCGATGAGTGGCAGGATGTCCTCTTCCCCCTCCTCAAGGCCGTCTGTGGGCACCACGGCACCCCACCGGCAGGGGACTTCAGCCATTTCAGACGTTCGTTTCTCCCGGCAGATATCGAGGCGGCAGAGACATTCGTTCAAGACTGCGCCTCTCTCTTCTTCGTGGACGGTACCTGGCCCCTCCTGGCCAAAGACGACCTTGCAAAGAGAGTCCCTCAATTTTCATGGCTCCTTGCCGGGTTCTGCACACTCTGCGACTGGATCGGATCAGACCGCGACTATTTCAGGTTCACCCAGGAGCATACACCCCTCACCGCTTACTGGGAGGTCTCACTGAAACGAGCCGAGAAGGCCGTCAGGGAAAAAGGCATCATACCGGTCAGACCTGCCAGTGAACAGGGTCTGGAGATCCTTTTTCCCTCTATCTTTCCGGAACATGCCCCGACTGATCTCCAGCACTACTGTGCCACCTGCACCCTCGGCACCGGCCCCCACCTCTTCGTCATCGAGGATATCACCGGGAGCGGCAAGACTGAGGCGGCCATCACCCTCGCTCACCGGATGATGGCACAGGGAGACGGAGAAGGGATTTATTTTGCTTTGCCGACGATGGCGACTGCCAATGCCATGTACTCCCGGATCAACAGAACGTCAGATTCCCTCTTCGAGGAGCGTTCGTACTCTCAGGTCCTTGCCCATTCTGCCAGCCGGCTCCAGAGGGTTATGCAGACATTCCTTGATGAGAGAATCGGGTCGAGAAATCCCGGGACAGCATGGCTCTCCGACAACCGGAAAAAAGCGCTGCTCGCACAGGTCGGCGTCGGGACGGTCGACCAGGCACTTCTCTCCATCCTCCCGGTGCATCACCAGTCGCTCAGGTTGATCGGTCTGGCCAGAAATATTCTCATCGTGGACGAGGTGCATGCCTGCGACTCCTATATGCACAAACTTTTGCAGGTCCTCCTTGAGTTCCATGCCGCATCAGGCGGGAGTGCGATCCTGCTCTCGGCAACGATGACACAGAGGCAGAGGGAAGAGCTGGCCAGGCGTTTTGCACGGGGGGCAGGGTGGCCGATCGGGATACTTACATCAGGGGGCTATCCCCTGATCACCCACCTCTCGCTGGCCGGGCCGCCGGACGAACACCCTCTCACCGCCATTGGGGAGAAACGTGTGGGAGTCAGCCTCGTCTCATCAGAGGATGAGGCGGAGGCAGCACTCATCGAAGAGGCACAGAACGGCGGGTGCGCCTGCTGGGTCAGGAATACGGTGGACGACGCCGTAGAAGCATATATCCGGTTAAAGGAGAGGCTTCCGGCGGGTACAGTCCGCCTGTTCCATGCCAGGTTCGCCCTCGCTGACCGTCTGGAGATTGAGGAGACAGTGACCCGGACTTTTGGAAAGGCCAGCACGCCGGAAGTTCGGGCAGGCAGGATCCTTGTGGCAACACAGGTGGTGGAACAATCTCTGGACCTCGACTTCGACCTGATGGTGAGCGATCTCGCCCCAATTGACCTTCTGATACAGCGGGCAGGCAGGGTCCATCGCCATGATCGCGGCCCCCGCGGGGAGGCCCGGCTCATCGTCCTCTCACCGCTGCAGACAGAAGAGCCAGGTGCGACATGGTATTCTGACCTCTTCCCTCGGGGGGCATGGGTGTATCCCGATCCAGCTCGACTCTGGTTGACGGCCGGGATCCTGGGGGAGAGAGGCGAGATTGTTGTGCCGCGCGATGCCCGTATCCTCATCGAGTCTGTCTTCGGACCGGAGAGTGAGGGTGTGATCCCTGACGGCTTACAGAAGGCTGCCGCAGAAAATCGGGGAAAGGATAATGCCGACGCTTCTTTTGCAGCGGAAAGTGCCCTCAAGCTCAAAAAGGGGTATACGATGACCGAAGGCCAGTGGCAGAGCGATGCCCGGACGCCAACCCGCCTTGGAGAACCAACAGTCACCCTGCGGCTTGCCCGGTGGGATGGAAAAGAAGTCTGGCCGTGGGCTGACGCACCTGATCCCCGGGCTGCATGGGAACTGAGCCAGGTGAGCGTGCGGGAGACCTATGCCGCCAGTGAGGTAGCGTTTGCCCAGCCGCTCGCCGGGGCGGTGGAGAGGGCAAAGAGCCGGATGGCGGACATGGGTAAGAATGCCGTGATTGTTCCCCTTCATTCTTCAGAAGAGGGCTGGGAGGGATCCACATTGAACCATTCAGGCAAAGAAGTCATGCTGAGGTATCATCAGGAAGTTGGACTGATGAGGACGGCCCCATGA
- a CDS encoding 4Fe-4S binding protein, giving the protein MKRKIIEIDEERCTGCGLCIPDCPEGALQVIDGKARLVSDLFCDGLGACIGTCPEGAISVVEREAGPYDERAVMAKIVPQGEAVIRAHLEHLLGHGEEELYRQAVGYLTERAVPVPSHRTPGAPAACPGSAARTLPDTAPQDRGAMASELRQWPIQLSLVNPAAAYFDGADLLVSGDCVPFAYAGFHRDFLRNRVLLLFCPKLDADIEGYVAKLAEIFSRHTIRSVTVLHMEVPCCGGVRHVVDRALQRSGKAVPVEDRTILITGRVAAGGEVTRRG; this is encoded by the coding sequence GTGAAGAGAAAGATCATCGAGATCGACGAGGAACGGTGCACCGGGTGCGGGCTCTGCATCCCCGACTGCCCCGAGGGGGCGCTCCAGGTCATCGATGGAAAAGCGCGGCTGGTGAGCGACCTCTTCTGCGACGGCCTCGGCGCCTGCATCGGGACCTGCCCGGAGGGAGCGATCTCGGTCGTTGAGCGGGAGGCCGGGCCGTACGACGAGCGGGCCGTGATGGCGAAGATCGTCCCGCAGGGGGAGGCGGTGATCAGGGCGCACCTCGAGCACCTCCTCGGCCACGGGGAGGAAGAACTCTACCGCCAGGCGGTCGGCTACCTGACCGAACGCGCCGTCCCGGTCCCCTCGCACAGGACTCCCGGCGCCCCGGCAGCCTGTCCGGGCTCTGCGGCGCGGACCCTTCCTGACACGGCCCCACAGGACCGCGGGGCGATGGCGTCTGAGCTGCGGCAATGGCCGATCCAGCTCTCCCTTGTCAACCCCGCGGCCGCGTACTTCGACGGCGCCGACCTCCTGGTCTCAGGCGACTGCGTCCCCTTTGCCTATGCCGGTTTCCACCGGGACTTCCTGCGGAACAGGGTCCTGCTCCTCTTCTGCCCGAAGCTGGACGCCGATATCGAGGGTTACGTCGCAAAACTCGCCGAGATCTTCTCGCGGCACACGATCCGCTCGGTGACCGTCCTGCACATGGAGGTGCCCTGCTGCGGCGGGGTGCGCCATGTCGTGGACCGGGCCCTGCAGCGCTCGGGGAAAGCGGTCCCGGTCGAGGACCGGACGATCCTGATCACCGGGCGGGTTGCTGCCGGGGGCGAGGTGACCCGCCGGGGATGA
- a CDS encoding cupin domain-containing protein: protein MKKGFIADIETETLKNANFRRVLYTGRFSQLVLMCLEPGEEIGEEVHDDVDQFFRFEEGEGSVVIDGVAHAVKDGSAVIVPNGALHNVINTSKTANLKLYTIYSPPEHQDGVVRRTRAEAMAQEEHFDGKTTE from the coding sequence ATGAAGAAAGGATTTATCGCAGATATCGAGACCGAGACGTTGAAGAATGCCAACTTCCGCCGGGTCCTCTATACCGGGCGGTTCAGCCAGCTCGTGCTGATGTGCCTTGAGCCCGGCGAAGAGATCGGCGAGGAGGTGCACGACGACGTCGACCAGTTCTTCCGGTTCGAGGAAGGCGAGGGTTCGGTCGTGATCGACGGCGTCGCCCACGCCGTTAAGGACGGCAGCGCCGTGATCGTCCCGAACGGGGCGCTGCACAACGTCATAAATACCTCGAAGACCGCCAACCTCAAGCTCTACACGATCTACTCGCCACCCGAGCACCAGGACGGCGTCGTCCGCCGGACCCGTGCGGAGGCCATGGCGCAGGAAGAGCATTTCGACGGAAAGACGACCGAGTAG
- a CDS encoding IS5 family transposase codes for MSTFTNFAIHHEYASLAALGDRLGEVSGLIDWDAFRPLLADLYTNAEGRGGRPNYDVVLMIRLLVLQQWYGLSDPELERQATDRISFRHFLGYPETIPDRSTVWLFRERLAQTGKDTAIWDEFQRQLEVQGLAIKRGVMQDATFITADPGHAPAGTPRGDQAETRRSRDGTWAKKGSKSQFGYKLHILLDKDSQLIRRIETTTASLHDSRIDLSREGETVYRDKGYFGVKPQASMDKTMHRAVRNHPLSIKENRRNKAISRTRSLVERPFAVIKRVFHAGHLMVTTVARVHVKNIFSCMNFNFRQLLTLKAQAAER; via the coding sequence ATGAGCACGTTTACCAATTTCGCGATCCACCACGAATATGCCAGCCTTGCAGCTCTGGGTGATCGGCTGGGTGAGGTCAGCGGTCTGATCGACTGGGATGCCTTCCGCCCTCTCCTTGCTGACCTCTACACCAACGCCGAGGGGCGAGGCGGCCGTCCGAACTATGACGTCGTTCTGATGATCCGGCTGCTGGTGCTTCAGCAGTGGTATGGCCTGTCTGACCCCGAACTGGAGCGTCAGGCGACCGACCGGATCTCGTTCCGTCACTTCCTGGGATATCCGGAAACCATTCCGGATCGGTCGACGGTCTGGCTGTTCCGGGAACGCTTGGCGCAAACCGGGAAGGATACCGCGATCTGGGATGAGTTCCAGCGGCAACTCGAAGTACAAGGGCTCGCCATCAAACGCGGTGTCATGCAGGACGCGACGTTCATCACCGCCGATCCCGGGCATGCTCCTGCCGGCACGCCCCGGGGAGATCAGGCAGAGACGCGGCGCAGCCGCGACGGCACCTGGGCCAAGAAGGGCTCGAAGTCACAGTTCGGGTACAAACTTCACATCCTGCTCGACAAGGACAGTCAGCTGATCCGCCGGATTGAGACCACCACGGCGTCACTCCATGACAGCAGGATCGATCTCTCCCGGGAAGGTGAGACGGTCTATCGCGATAAAGGCTATTTTGGGGTGAAACCGCAGGCATCTATGGACAAGACCATGCACCGGGCCGTTCGCAACCATCCCCTCTCCATCAAGGAGAACCGGCGGAACAAGGCCATCAGCAGAACACGATCGCTGGTGGAACGACCGTTTGCCGTGATCAAGCGGGTGTTCCATGCAGGCCACCTCATGGTCACGACGGTTGCCAGAGTGCACGTCAAGAACATCTTCTCCTGCATGAATTTCAACTTCAGGCAACTTCTTACCCTCAAAGCGCAAGCTGCCGAGCGATAG